A genomic window from Flavobacterium johnsoniae includes:
- a CDS encoding NAD(P)H-dependent flavin oxidoreductase codes for MNKITKLFNIKYPIIQGGMIWNSGYKLASAVSNAGGLGLIGAGSMYPEVLREHIQKCKKATDKPFGVNIPMLYPNIEEIMNIVVEEGVKIVFTSAGNPKTWTSFLKEKGITVVHVVSSSVFALKAQDAGVDAVVAEGFEAGGHNGREETTTLTLIPMVKEKIQIPLIAAGGIATGRGMLAAMILGADGVQVGSRFAASIESSAHNNFKETIVNTTEGGTQLTLKELAPVRLIKNKFYHDVQDLYQKCPSKEELVQLLGRARAKKGMFEGDLEEGELEIGQVAGLIHEILSVEQIIQQMIAEFEVACKEKTTFEF; via the coding sequence ATGAATAAAATCACCAAACTTTTTAATATAAAATATCCAATCATCCAAGGCGGAATGATTTGGAACAGTGGTTATAAATTGGCTTCGGCAGTAAGTAATGCTGGAGGTTTAGGACTTATTGGTGCAGGTTCGATGTATCCAGAAGTTTTACGAGAGCATATTCAGAAATGCAAAAAAGCTACCGATAAACCATTTGGGGTTAATATTCCGATGTTATATCCGAATATTGAAGAAATCATGAATATTGTGGTTGAAGAAGGCGTGAAAATTGTTTTTACTTCGGCTGGAAATCCTAAAACGTGGACTTCATTTTTAAAAGAAAAAGGAATTACAGTTGTTCACGTTGTAAGTAGCAGTGTTTTTGCTTTAAAAGCGCAAGATGCTGGTGTTGATGCCGTCGTGGCGGAAGGTTTTGAAGCAGGCGGACATAATGGACGTGAAGAAACTACAACTTTGACTTTAATTCCGATGGTGAAAGAAAAAATCCAGATTCCGTTAATTGCAGCTGGAGGAATTGCAACAGGAAGAGGAATGTTGGCGGCAATGATTTTAGGAGCAGATGGTGTTCAGGTCGGAAGTCGTTTTGCGGCATCGATAGAATCTTCTGCACACAATAATTTTAAAGAAACGATAGTTAATACTACAGAAGGCGGTACACAATTGACTCTGAAAGAATTAGCACCAGTTAGATTGATAAAAAATAAATTTTATCATGATGTTCAAGATTTGTATCAAAAATGTCCTTCTAAAGAAGAATTAGTCCAGCTTTTAGGACGTGCGAGAGCTAAAAAAGGAATGTTTGAAGGAGATTTGGAAGAAGGAGAATTAGAAATAGGGCAAGTAGCAGGTCTGATTCACGAGATTTTATCAGTAGAGCAAATTATTCAACAAATGATTGCCGAATTTGAAGTCGCATGCAAAGAAAAGACTACTTTTGAGTTTTAA
- a CDS encoding DUF4268 domain-containing protein — translation MYSREESQRIKREFWVAFAEKYPRKWVLYDTKIKDFSFKFFVDNKKAQVLIDIEHRSDEKRNAYFEKLEALKSILEEEFIKDLVFEKNYTLESDKTISRIWVEKTGVGFSNKNNWDAIFDFFNEKMHALEMFYLEYDEFIKDIEV, via the coding sequence ATGTACAGCAGAGAAGAATCACAAAGAATAAAAAGAGAATTTTGGGTAGCTTTTGCCGAAAAATATCCTCGCAAATGGGTACTTTATGATACTAAAATAAAAGACTTCTCTTTTAAATTTTTTGTGGATAATAAAAAAGCACAAGTTTTAATTGATATTGAACATCGAAGCGACGAGAAAAGAAATGCTTATTTTGAAAAATTAGAAGCTTTGAAAAGTATTCTGGAAGAAGAATTCATTAAAGATTTGGTTTTTGAAAAAAATTATACTCTCGAAAGCGATAAAACAATTAGCAGAATTTGGGTTGAAAAAACTGGAGTTGGCTTCAGTAACAAAAATAACTGGGATGCTATTTTTGATTTCTTCAACGAAAAAATGCATGCACTAGAAATGTTCTATTTAGAATATGATGAGTTTATTAAGGATATTGAGGTGTAA
- a CDS encoding NUDIX hydrolase yields the protein MNFQDFLKYVPNIIPIELPAVESHLKMAPKERIEGLKNLDLEALNARMAGVMMLFYPKQEKTHLVLIVRNTYEGVHSAQIAFPGGKFEKSDFNFENTALRETHEEIGIESEKIEIIKKFSPMYIPPSNFLVHPFLGIAKEELSFYPDIREVAGIIELPLSVFLNDEIIIEARLSTSYGANILVPAFNIQNHVVWGATAMILSELRDVLRTTFENQMD from the coding sequence ATGAATTTTCAAGACTTTTTGAAATATGTTCCCAATATAATTCCGATTGAATTGCCAGCAGTAGAATCACATCTAAAAATGGCGCCAAAAGAACGTATAGAAGGCTTAAAAAATCTTGATCTTGAAGCATTAAATGCAAGAATGGCAGGAGTAATGATGTTGTTTTATCCTAAGCAAGAAAAAACACATCTGGTTTTGATTGTTAGAAATACATACGAAGGAGTTCATTCTGCTCAAATTGCATTTCCTGGAGGAAAGTTTGAGAAAAGTGATTTTAATTTTGAAAATACAGCTTTAAGAGAAACACATGAAGAAATTGGAATTGAAAGCGAGAAGATAGAAATTATTAAAAAATTTTCTCCAATGTATATTCCGCCGAGTAATTTTTTAGTGCATCCTTTTTTGGGAATTGCAAAAGAAGAACTGTCTTTTTATCCAGATATTAGAGAAGTTGCAGGAATTATTGAATTGCCTTTATCAGTTTTTCTAAATGACGAAATTATTATCGAAGCCAGATTATCAACTTCTTATGGAGCAAATATTTTAGTTCCGGCATTTAATATTCAAAATCACGTGGTTTGGGGAGCAACAGCAATGATTTTGAGTGAATTGAGAGATGTTTTAAGAACAACTTTTGAAAATCAGATGGATTGA
- a CDS encoding lysophospholipid acyltransferase family protein has protein sequence MGLFKRNPFGHILFIKKWLIRILGAMTHRRYRGFNELQIEGSEIIKELPDTNVLFISNHQTYFADVVAMFHVFNASLSGREDNIKNIGYLWQPKMNIYYVAAKETMQAGLLPRILAYVGAITVERTWRAKGVDVTEKREVNPNDTENIKIALADGWVITFPQGTTKSFKPVRKGTAHIIKQHKPIVIPIVIDGFRRSFDKKGLRMKKKGILQSFIIKEPLDIDYENDTIDEIVEKVEYAIEQHPSFLKVIPAEEIKAQEELNKLRQWDY, from the coding sequence ATGGGATTGTTTAAACGAAATCCTTTTGGGCATATATTATTCATCAAGAAATGGTTGATCCGTATTTTGGGAGCCATGACGCATAGAAGATATAGAGGTTTTAATGAATTGCAGATTGAAGGATCTGAAATTATTAAAGAGCTTCCAGATACTAATGTCTTATTTATATCAAATCACCAAACTTATTTTGCAGACGTTGTAGCGATGTTTCATGTGTTTAACGCAAGTTTATCAGGGCGTGAAGACAATATAAAGAATATCGGTTATTTGTGGCAGCCAAAAATGAATATTTATTATGTTGCGGCCAAAGAAACAATGCAGGCTGGTTTATTACCAAGAATTTTAGCTTACGTTGGAGCAATTACGGTAGAAAGAACTTGGCGTGCAAAAGGCGTAGACGTAACAGAGAAACGTGAGGTAAACCCAAATGATACTGAAAATATTAAAATTGCTCTTGCAGATGGCTGGGTAATTACTTTTCCGCAAGGAACTACAAAATCATTCAAACCTGTTCGTAAAGGAACTGCACATATTATCAAACAACATAAGCCAATCGTAATTCCGATTGTTATTGATGGTTTCCGCCGTTCTTTTGATAAAAAGGGACTTAGAATGAAGAAAAAAGGAATTCTACAATCTTTCATCATCAAAGAACCTCTAGATATTGATTATGAAAACGATACAATTGATGAAATTGTAGAAAAAGTAGAATACGCAATCGAACAACATCCATCTTTCTTAAAAGTTATTCCTGCTGAAGAAATTAAAGCACAAGAAGAACTTAATAAGTTAAGACAATGGGATTACTAG